One part of the Microlunatus elymi genome encodes these proteins:
- a CDS encoding diacylglycerol/lipid kinase family protein, with protein MSTTSDDDRSERRFAVVVNPTKISEALPELINEAAERGGWSEPLWLETTADDPGRRMAQQARDAGVQTVLAVGGDGTVRVVASELAGSGVGLGIVPEGTGNLLARNLGIPLTESEAIAVALGESSRDLDIVRISTDDDASADRFTVMAGLGLDAAIMSNTDEALKAKIGSIAYVAAALQHLGREPRRMRITVDDHRRLERRAILCLIGNVGAVQGDIELIPGALPDDGLLDVVVASPRRLRHWFAVALRLITRRERSGDRIDQLTGRRVVVEIDQPEDYELDGDTIGQCRRLVAEIEPGALQVRAPVDDR; from the coding sequence ATGTCCACAACGTCCGATGATGATCGGTCCGAGCGTCGGTTTGCCGTGGTCGTCAACCCGACCAAGATCAGCGAAGCGTTGCCGGAGTTGATCAACGAGGCGGCCGAGCGCGGTGGCTGGTCCGAGCCGCTCTGGCTGGAGACGACCGCGGACGATCCCGGACGACGGATGGCGCAGCAAGCACGCGACGCCGGGGTGCAGACGGTCCTCGCAGTCGGCGGCGACGGCACCGTCCGGGTCGTGGCGTCGGAGCTGGCGGGTTCCGGCGTCGGTCTGGGCATCGTGCCGGAGGGCACCGGGAATCTGCTGGCCCGCAACCTCGGCATCCCACTCACCGAGTCGGAGGCGATCGCCGTCGCGCTCGGTGAATCGAGCCGTGACCTGGACATCGTGCGGATCAGCACCGACGACGACGCGTCCGCGGACCGGTTCACGGTGATGGCCGGACTCGGCCTGGACGCCGCCATCATGAGCAACACCGACGAGGCGTTGAAGGCCAAGATCGGATCGATCGCCTACGTTGCGGCGGCATTGCAACACCTCGGCCGGGAACCTCGCCGGATGCGCATCACGGTGGACGATCACCGACGGCTGGAGCGACGGGCGATCTTGTGTCTGATCGGCAACGTCGGCGCGGTCCAGGGCGACATCGAGCTGATTCCCGGAGCGTTGCCCGACGACGGGCTGCTCGACGTGGTGGTGGCCAGCCCGCGACGCCTGCGGCACTGGTTCGCGGTTGCCCTTCGCCTGATCACCCGGCGCGAACGCAGTGGCGATCGCATCGACCAGCTCACCGGACGCCGGGTGGTGGTCGAGATCGATCAGCCGGAGGATTACGAACTCGACGGCGACACCATCGGTCAGTGCCGTCGGTTGGTGGCCGAGATCGAGCCCGGGGCGCTGCAGGTGCGGGCGCCCGTCGATGACCGCTAG
- a CDS encoding alpha-N-arabinofuranosidase has translation MSSSNARAVIDLDVAGPKINKHLYGHFAEHLGRCIYGGFWVGEDSPIPNEGGIRRDVVDALRALNIPNLRWPGGCFADEYHWMNGVGPRDQRPTMVNTHWGNVEENNHFGTHEFMALCELLGADPYVNGNVGSGTVREMSEWVEYLTRDGDSPMVRLRKANGRDKPWRVPFWGIGNEAWGCGGNMRAQAYADEARRYATFCRDHGDNKLYRIAAGAADDDLEWTEALLKAVSCLNCGRDPRSTFQGISFHYYTSEAGIRHGSATDFTDEQYYRTLIKAADIDRVIAGHSALMDAYDPARKLGLICDEWGTWWEVEPGTNPGFLFQQNALRDALVASLHFDIFHNHAERLQMANIAQTVNVLQAMILTDDNGAMVLTPTYHVFEMNKGHQDAQRLPVHVISQPEAVSVDQDQVVPISMSASIKDGRALISASNLSVDSDTTLTVDLRGRAVGDHRARILTADSPQSHNTAEANAAVRPADFEVSIDNGVLTAELPRHSFATVDLDLQ, from the coding sequence ATGAGCAGCTCGAATGCCCGCGCGGTCATCGATCTCGATGTCGCCGGACCCAAGATCAACAAGCATCTGTACGGTCATTTCGCCGAGCACCTGGGTCGCTGCATCTACGGCGGGTTCTGGGTGGGCGAGGACTCACCGATCCCCAACGAGGGCGGCATCCGGCGCGACGTGGTCGATGCCCTGCGGGCGTTGAACATCCCCAACCTGCGCTGGCCGGGCGGCTGCTTCGCCGACGAATACCACTGGATGAACGGCGTCGGGCCCCGCGATCAGCGGCCGACGATGGTCAACACCCATTGGGGAAACGTCGAGGAGAACAATCACTTCGGCACGCACGAATTCATGGCGCTGTGCGAGCTGCTCGGCGCCGATCCGTACGTGAACGGCAATGTCGGCTCCGGCACCGTACGGGAGATGAGCGAGTGGGTCGAATACCTGACCCGCGACGGTGACTCACCGATGGTGCGGCTGCGCAAGGCCAACGGCCGGGACAAGCCGTGGCGGGTGCCGTTCTGGGGCATCGGCAACGAGGCCTGGGGCTGCGGCGGCAACATGCGGGCGCAGGCGTACGCGGACGAGGCGCGCCGCTATGCGACCTTCTGTCGTGATCATGGTGACAACAAGCTGTACCGGATCGCCGCCGGCGCCGCCGATGATGATCTTGAATGGACCGAGGCGCTGCTGAAGGCGGTCAGCTGCCTGAACTGCGGCCGCGATCCGCGGTCGACCTTCCAAGGCATCTCGTTCCACTACTACACGTCCGAGGCCGGCATCCGGCACGGCAGCGCGACCGACTTCACCGACGAGCAGTACTACCGGACCTTGATCAAGGCCGCCGACATCGACCGGGTGATCGCCGGCCACAGCGCGTTGATGGACGCCTACGACCCGGCCCGCAAGCTCGGTCTGATCTGCGACGAGTGGGGCACCTGGTGGGAGGTCGAGCCCGGCACCAACCCCGGCTTCCTGTTCCAGCAGAACGCGTTGCGGGACGCGCTGGTGGCGAGCCTGCACTTCGACATCTTCCACAACCACGCCGAGCGGTTGCAGATGGCCAACATCGCGCAGACCGTGAACGTGTTGCAGGCGATGATCTTGACCGACGACAACGGCGCGATGGTGCTGACCCCGACCTACCACGTGTTTGAGATGAACAAGGGACATCAGGACGCGCAGCGGCTGCCGGTGCACGTGATCTCGCAACCGGAAGCGGTCTCGGTCGACCAAGATCAAGTCGTACCGATCTCGATGTCGGCCAGCATCAAGGACGGTCGTGCCTTGATCTCGGCCAGCAACCTGTCGGTGGATTCGGACACCACCCTGACGGTTGATCTGCGCGGACGTGCGGTCGGCGATCATCGAGCCCGGATCCTGACTGCCGATTCGCCCCAATCGCACAACACCGCCGAGGCGAACGCAGCGGTCAGGCCCGCCGATTTCGAGGTCAGCATCGACAACGGCGTTCTCACCGCCGAACTCCCCCGGCACAGTTTCGCCACCGTAGACCTGGACCTGCAGTGA
- a CDS encoding AAA family ATPase: protein MINSWMRPLPVRRVFEDDHGPLDRKTWPATLPAVRQLLDDGLEFDRVTVLVGENGSGKSTLIEAIAMAYGLSPEGGSTGAMHSTRVTESELWKAIRLGRGAGASRWGYFLRAETMHGLYSYLEDHPGPDPHFHRMSHGESFMTMIAQPERFDHGGLFVMDEPEAGLSFVTQLTLLGRLIELAADERTQLIIATHSPIIARLPGANLLQLDQDGITPIDWDDLAVVYHYRSFLDSPDRYLHHLLRP from the coding sequence ATGATCAACTCGTGGATGCGGCCGTTGCCGGTGCGGCGGGTGTTCGAAGATGATCATGGCCCGCTGGACCGCAAGACCTGGCCGGCGACGCTGCCCGCGGTCAGGCAACTGCTGGACGACGGGCTCGAGTTCGATCGGGTGACCGTCCTGGTCGGCGAGAACGGATCCGGGAAGTCGACGCTGATCGAGGCGATCGCGATGGCGTACGGACTGTCACCCGAGGGCGGTTCGACGGGCGCGATGCACAGCACTCGAGTCACCGAATCCGAACTGTGGAAGGCGATCCGGCTGGGGCGAGGTGCCGGCGCATCCCGCTGGGGCTACTTCCTGCGAGCCGAGACGATGCACGGTCTTTACAGCTATCTGGAGGATCATCCCGGGCCCGATCCGCACTTCCATCGGATGAGCCACGGCGAGTCGTTCATGACCATGATCGCCCAGCCGGAGCGATTTGATCATGGTGGGTTGTTCGTGATGGACGAGCCGGAGGCGGGCCTCTCGTTCGTCACCCAGCTCACCCTGCTCGGCCGGCTGATCGAACTCGCTGCCGATGAACGGACCCAGTTGATCATCGCCACCCACTCGCCGATCATCGCCCGGCTGCCCGGCGCCAACCTGCTGCAACTCGACCAGGACGGCATCACCCCGATCGACTGGGACGATCTCGCCGTCGTCTACCACTACCGCAGCTTCCTGGACAGCCCGGATCGGTATCTGCATCATCTCCTGCGGCCCTGA
- a CDS encoding DUF5615 family PIN-like protein, with protein MRFLIDEMFHHAVAERLRALGHDAVHVREIGLAATEDAVVASTARAERRAVVTENVADYAGERDVILVFVLKSHLPGGGAQSAALATALDRWAADNPDPYLGQHWPL; from the coding sequence GTGAGGTTCCTGATCGACGAGATGTTCCACCACGCGGTCGCAGAGCGACTACGAGCCCTCGGGCATGACGCTGTCCACGTCCGGGAGATCGGTCTGGCTGCCACCGAGGATGCCGTCGTTGCTTCGACGGCTCGAGCCGAGCGACGCGCTGTCGTCACCGAGAATGTCGCCGACTATGCAGGTGAGCGGGACGTGATCCTGGTGTTTGTCTTGAAGTCCCACCTGCCGGGCGGCGGCGCGCAGAGCGCGGCGCTGGCTACTGCTCTCGACCGGTGGGCGGCGGACAATCCGGATCCGTACCTCGGCCAGCATTGGCCGCTCTGA
- a CDS encoding acyl-CoA dehydrogenase family protein — protein sequence MYRPSEEHEAFRAAVREVCDAKVAPHAAETDELAEFPKASYEALRAADFHAPHVPEQYGGVGADALATVIVIEEIARACMSSSLIPAVNKLATLCWINQGSEEIRQAYLPKIASGESMASYCLSEPEAGSDVASMRTRAVADGDEFVINGAKRWITNAGVSDFYTVFAVTDPDQRSKGISAFVVERADDGVSFGAPEKKLGIKGSPTCEVYFDNVRIPGSRMIGDPGTGFVTAMKTLDHTRITIAAQAIGVAQGALDYAKGYVKERKQFGRPIAEFQGLQFMIADMGMKLEAARQLTYAAAAKSERGDADLTYFGAAAKCFASDVAMEITTDAVQLLGGYGYTKDYPLERMMRDAKITQIYEGTNQVQRIVMARALLK from the coding sequence ATGTATCGGCCCAGCGAAGAGCACGAGGCATTCCGGGCGGCGGTTCGCGAGGTGTGCGATGCCAAGGTCGCACCGCATGCGGCGGAGACCGACGAGTTGGCCGAGTTTCCGAAGGCTTCGTACGAGGCGTTGCGGGCCGCGGACTTCCACGCCCCGCACGTGCCCGAGCAGTACGGCGGCGTCGGCGCGGATGCGCTGGCCACGGTGATCGTGATCGAGGAGATCGCCCGCGCGTGCATGTCCAGTTCGCTGATCCCGGCGGTGAACAAACTGGCCACGCTGTGCTGGATCAACCAAGGCAGCGAGGAGATCCGGCAGGCTTACTTGCCCAAGATCGCCAGCGGGGAGTCGATGGCCTCGTACTGCCTGTCCGAACCGGAAGCCGGGTCCGACGTGGCGAGCATGAGGACCCGTGCGGTCGCCGACGGCGACGAGTTCGTGATCAACGGCGCCAAGCGCTGGATCACCAACGCCGGCGTCTCGGACTTCTACACCGTCTTCGCGGTCACCGATCCTGATCAACGCAGCAAGGGAATCAGCGCGTTCGTAGTGGAGAGGGCCGACGACGGTGTCTCCTTCGGAGCGCCGGAGAAGAAGCTCGGCATCAAGGGGTCGCCGACCTGCGAGGTCTACTTCGACAACGTACGGATTCCCGGGTCGCGGATGATCGGTGATCCGGGAACCGGCTTCGTGACCGCGATGAAGACACTCGATCACACCCGGATCACCATCGCCGCCCAGGCGATCGGCGTCGCCCAGGGCGCCCTCGACTACGCGAAGGGATATGTCAAGGAGCGCAAGCAATTCGGCCGGCCGATCGCAGAATTCCAAGGTCTGCAGTTCATGATCGCCGACATGGGGATGAAGCTGGAAGCCGCGCGCCAGTTGACCTACGCCGCTGCGGCCAAGTCCGAACGCGGCGATGCCGACCTGACCTACTTCGGTGCTGCCGCCAAGTGCTTCGCCTCTGATGTAGCTATGGAGATCACCACCGACGCCGTGCAGTTGCTCGGCGGTTACGGCTACACCAAGGACTACCCGCTGGAGCGGATGATGCGCGACGCCAAGATCACCCAGATCTACGAAGGCACCAACCAAGTACAGAGAATCGTCATGGCGCGTGCCCTGTTGAAATGA
- a CDS encoding glycoside hydrolase family 2 protein has product MRTFSLTSDSAADLNWTLSPAGPLPAEWTDRIPATTSATVPGEVHTDLLAAGLIPEPFDGDNESLLQWIGRTDWSYRLTFDWQPGAERRHDLVADGLDTFATIVLNGTEVGRTANQHRGYRFDVTSLLREGSNELVINFAAPSVVAEQAEEQLGARPVSYTHPYNAVRKMASSFGWDWGPDLAGAGIWKPIRIESWDTVRLATVRPLAGVGEGSTGLLTAEVDLDWLTGSGNPVTVAVEIAGQTVERSVEPGTPHVTIEAEIADAQLWWPRGYGDQPLYPTTVRLRAGDHDLDRWDGRVGFRNITLSTKPDRQGTEFVLSVNDQPIYIKGYNWIPDDAFLTRLNSDSYRTSIMEAYDSGANLLRIWGGGIYESSYFYTVCDELGILVWQDFLFACAAYSEDEPLWSEVEAEAREAITRLSSHASLAVWNGNNENIWGYADWGWRPHLAGRSWGNGYYRDLLPQLVAELDPRTPYSPGSPFSYDDYLHPNDARHGSMHIWDVWNSVDYTTYRSHRPRYVSEFGFQGPPAWSTLTSVVHDQPLDPYGRQMLVHQKAGDGNLKLERGLGDHLPKWRTEPEIAIDDWHWLTQLNQARALRFGIEHFRSLAPLNTGTCVWQLNDNWPVISWAAVDYAGIRKPLWYALKAAYADRLLTVQPRDDDHGKSPTLIAHNDTAESWSATLVISRRSTTVDSTALAEQRIELNVGPRSSATIALADELITPSDPAAEYVQVRSESGDAPAYWYFVEDPQLQLTAPAIAYTASVERVDGGFRVTVAAQALVKDLALFPDRLDPAARVDSCLITLQAGESHTFTVTGAEGVDPQQLITAPVLRSVNDVITATVSA; this is encoded by the coding sequence ATGCGCACCTTCTCGCTCACCTCCGACAGTGCTGCCGACCTGAACTGGACACTGTCGCCGGCCGGACCGCTGCCGGCCGAATGGACCGACCGGATCCCCGCGACCACATCCGCCACGGTGCCCGGGGAGGTGCACACCGATCTGCTGGCCGCCGGTCTGATCCCCGAACCGTTCGACGGCGACAACGAGTCGCTGCTGCAGTGGATCGGCCGGACCGACTGGAGTTACCGGCTGACCTTCGACTGGCAGCCCGGCGCCGAGCGCCGGCACGATCTGGTCGCCGACGGCCTGGACACGTTTGCCACCATCGTGCTGAACGGCACCGAGGTCGGCCGGACCGCCAATCAGCATCGCGGCTACCGCTTCGACGTGACCTCGCTGCTGCGTGAAGGCAGCAACGAACTGGTGATCAACTTCGCCGCACCGTCGGTGGTTGCCGAGCAGGCCGAGGAACAACTGGGCGCCCGCCCGGTCTCGTACACCCATCCGTACAACGCGGTCCGCAAGATGGCCAGCAGTTTCGGCTGGGACTGGGGGCCGGATCTGGCCGGCGCGGGCATCTGGAAGCCGATCCGGATCGAGTCCTGGGACACCGTCCGGCTGGCCACGGTCCGACCGCTGGCCGGCGTCGGAGAGGGCAGCACCGGTCTGCTGACCGCCGAAGTTGATCTTGACTGGTTGACCGGCAGCGGCAATCCGGTCACCGTGGCGGTGGAGATCGCCGGACAGACGGTCGAGCGCTCGGTCGAACCGGGTACGCCGCACGTCACGATCGAGGCCGAGATCGCCGATGCCCAGCTGTGGTGGCCGCGCGGCTACGGTGACCAGCCGCTCTATCCGACCACGGTCCGGTTGCGCGCAGGTGATCATGATCTTGATCGCTGGGACGGAAGGGTGGGCTTCCGCAACATCACGCTGTCCACCAAGCCGGACCGCCAGGGCACCGAATTCGTGCTCAGCGTCAACGATCAGCCGATCTACATCAAGGGCTACAACTGGATCCCCGACGATGCTTTCCTGACCCGGCTGAACTCCGACAGCTACCGCACGTCGATCATGGAAGCGTACGACTCCGGTGCGAACCTGCTGCGGATCTGGGGCGGCGGCATCTACGAGAGCAGCTACTTCTACACCGTCTGCGACGAGCTGGGAATCCTGGTCTGGCAGGACTTCTTGTTCGCCTGCGCCGCCTACAGCGAGGACGAGCCGCTGTGGAGCGAGGTCGAGGCTGAGGCCCGCGAGGCGATCACCCGGCTGTCTTCCCACGCCAGCCTGGCGGTCTGGAACGGCAACAACGAGAACATCTGGGGCTATGCCGACTGGGGCTGGCGACCGCACCTGGCCGGCCGCAGTTGGGGCAACGGCTACTACCGCGACTTGTTGCCCCAGCTGGTGGCCGAGCTCGACCCGCGGACGCCGTACTCGCCCGGAAGTCCCTTCTCCTACGACGATTACCTGCATCCCAACGACGCCCGGCACGGGTCGATGCACATCTGGGACGTCTGGAATTCGGTCGACTACACCACCTACCGCAGCCACCGGCCGCGCTACGTCTCGGAGTTCGGCTTCCAGGGGCCGCCGGCCTGGTCCACGCTGACCTCGGTCGTCCATGATCAACCGCTGGACCCCTACGGTCGGCAGATGCTGGTGCACCAGAAGGCCGGCGACGGGAATCTCAAGCTGGAAAGGGGCCTTGGTGATCATCTGCCGAAATGGCGGACCGAGCCGGAGATCGCGATCGACGACTGGCACTGGTTGACTCAGCTCAATCAGGCCCGGGCGCTGCGCTTCGGCATCGAGCACTTCCGCAGCCTGGCACCGCTGAACACCGGCACCTGCGTCTGGCAGCTGAACGACAACTGGCCGGTGATCAGCTGGGCTGCCGTCGACTACGCCGGCATCCGCAAGCCGTTGTGGTACGCGTTGAAGGCCGCCTACGCCGACCGGCTGCTGACCGTCCAGCCACGCGATGATGATCATGGAAAGTCGCCGACGCTGATCGCGCACAACGACACCGCGGAGTCCTGGTCAGCGACGCTGGTGATCAGCCGTCGCTCGACCACGGTCGACAGCACCGCGCTGGCCGAGCAGCGGATCGAGCTGAACGTCGGTCCCCGCTCCAGCGCCACCATCGCGCTCGCCGACGAGCTGATCACGCCGAGCGATCCGGCGGCTGAGTATGTTCAGGTGCGCAGCGAGAGCGGCGACGCACCGGCGTACTGGTACTTCGTCGAGGATCCGCAGCTCCAACTGACCGCCCCCGCCATCGCCTACACGGCATCGGTCGAGAGGGTCGACGGCGGCTTCCGGGTCACCGTCGCCGCGCAGGCCCTGGTCAAGGATCTCGCCCTGTTCCCGGATCGGCTGGATCCGGCGGCTCGGGTGGACAGCTGCCTGATCACCTTGCAGGCGGGCGAATCCCACACCTTCACCGTCACCGGCGCCGAGGGCGTGGACCCGCAGCAGTTGATCACGGCGCCGGTGCTGCGGTCGGTGAACGACGTGATCACGGCTACGGTGTCGGCATGA
- a CDS encoding CsbD family protein has product MGIGDKAKNKADELAGQAKEKAGDALDNDEMRNEGQADQAKANAKQAGEKLKDAGDDLKDRVTDDN; this is encoded by the coding sequence ATGGGCATTGGAGACAAGGCCAAGAACAAGGCCGACGAACTGGCCGGACAGGCCAAGGAAAAGGCGGGCGACGCGCTCGACAACGACGAGATGCGTAATGAGGGCCAGGCCGATCAGGCCAAGGCCAACGCCAAGCAGGCCGGAGAGAAACTCAAGGATGCCGGTGACGATCTCAAGGATCGGGTCACCGACGACAATTGA
- a CDS encoding MmcQ/YjbR family DNA-binding protein: protein MATLEDVRRIAMSLPETSEKVSWGSVMWRVKDRGFVWERPLRKTDREALGDAAPPGEILGVRVADDGEKEALLQSEPERFFTIPHFDGYPAVLLRLSEIGVDELEEVVVDAWLDRAPKRLAAAFLAARG from the coding sequence ATGGCAACGCTGGAGGATGTGCGACGGATCGCGATGAGCCTGCCCGAGACCAGCGAGAAGGTCTCGTGGGGTTCGGTGATGTGGCGGGTCAAGGACCGCGGCTTCGTCTGGGAGCGGCCGCTGCGCAAGACCGATCGGGAAGCTCTCGGCGATGCGGCGCCGCCCGGCGAGATTCTCGGGGTGCGAGTCGCCGACGACGGCGAGAAGGAGGCGCTGCTGCAGAGCGAACCCGAACGCTTCTTCACCATCCCGCACTTCGACGGCTACCCGGCGGTCCTGCTCCGGCTGAGTGAGATCGGCGTCGACGAACTCGAGGAGGTGGTCGTCGACGCGTGGCTCGACCGAGCCCCGAAACGGTTGGCCGCGGCGTTCCTAGCCGCCCGCGGGTAG
- a CDS encoding DUF2695 domain-containing protein: MTAMDNVVNIEAQLRERSSELLVIRPKECVICYVARMLMDFGCDGTRRWALRYRDQRAPQATALEERLARRGACCCDCEIFLSGYVLVDRLRVRRPLFGELSAAELLSYGYDDEAEATELVAPKVPPPCSGVRRGSVQPCANWRTRTWYDE, from the coding sequence ATGACGGCAATGGACAACGTGGTCAACATCGAGGCACAGCTGCGGGAGCGGTCCTCGGAGTTGCTGGTGATCCGACCGAAGGAGTGCGTGATCTGCTACGTGGCGCGGATGCTGATGGACTTCGGCTGCGACGGCACCCGTCGATGGGCGCTGCGCTATCGCGACCAGCGGGCGCCGCAGGCAACGGCGTTGGAGGAGCGGCTCGCCCGGCGTGGTGCTTGCTGTTGCGACTGCGAGATCTTTCTGAGCGGGTACGTCCTGGTCGATCGACTGAGGGTGCGCCGCCCGCTCTTCGGCGAGCTCAGTGCGGCGGAGTTGTTGTCGTACGGGTATGACGACGAGGCCGAGGCGACCGAGCTGGTCGCTCCGAAGGTTCCACCACCGTGTTCGGGTGTGCGACGCGGATCCGTCCAGCCGTGTGCCAACTGGCGCACCCGGACCTGGTACGACGAATGA
- a CDS encoding LCP family protein: MPPSEDENLDWLYRRDPKPTGPKRPDEPEPTRVLPSDQLPPTGGRSGSTARPAQQPASPSQRPGQSVPPAGAGKPPRRKRPVRRGCAIVGAVVLALIVWLIAVPVYAWSQVHRVAYEPSGSRPDSQPGTTYLLVGSDSRAGMTKKQQKEYGTGHTSGGRTDTMMILYLPPGGDPALISIPRDSYVPIPGHGSNKINAAYAFGGPKLLTKTVEQNTGLRIDQYVEVGFDGFVNVIDAIGGIHVCLKKPIKDKDSHLNLKKGCQTLVGKDALGYVRMRKADPQGDLGRVKRQREVVSAMAKKAASPVSFLNPVRYWQLTNAGSDSLAVGENASMISMARMMIGMGKVSGGSGMTLTVPIADANAYTSAGSSVLWDKAKAKAMFDEIARGDTSGLKKYAN, encoded by the coding sequence ATGCCGCCCAGCGAAGACGAGAACCTGGACTGGCTCTACCGCCGCGACCCGAAACCTACGGGTCCGAAGCGTCCGGACGAGCCGGAGCCGACCCGCGTCCTGCCGTCCGATCAGCTCCCGCCGACCGGCGGGCGATCAGGCTCGACCGCGCGCCCGGCGCAGCAGCCCGCCAGCCCCTCCCAGCGGCCCGGCCAGTCGGTGCCGCCGGCGGGCGCGGGAAAGCCGCCGCGTCGCAAGCGGCCGGTCCGCCGTGGCTGCGCGATCGTCGGCGCGGTGGTGCTGGCCCTGATCGTCTGGCTGATCGCGGTCCCGGTGTACGCCTGGAGCCAGGTCCATCGGGTTGCCTACGAGCCGAGCGGCTCGCGCCCGGACAGCCAGCCCGGCACCACCTATCTGCTGGTCGGCTCGGACTCCCGCGCCGGGATGACCAAGAAACAGCAGAAGGAGTACGGCACCGGGCACACCAGCGGTGGCCGTACCGACACGATGATGATCTTGTACCTGCCGCCGGGCGGCGACCCCGCGCTGATCTCGATCCCCCGCGACTCGTACGTGCCGATCCCGGGACACGGCTCGAACAAGATCAACGCCGCGTACGCGTTCGGTGGGCCGAAGCTGCTGACCAAGACCGTCGAGCAGAACACCGGGCTGCGGATCGATCAGTACGTCGAGGTCGGCTTCGACGGTTTCGTCAACGTGATCGACGCGATCGGCGGCATTCACGTCTGCCTGAAGAAACCGATCAAGGACAAGGACTCCCACCTCAACCTGAAGAAGGGCTGCCAGACCCTGGTCGGCAAGGACGCGCTGGGTTACGTCCGGATGCGCAAGGCCGATCCGCAAGGTGATCTTGGTCGGGTGAAGCGGCAACGCGAGGTGGTCAGTGCGATGGCGAAGAAGGCGGCCTCACCGGTCAGCTTCCTCAACCCGGTCCGCTATTGGCAGCTGACCAACGCCGGCTCGGATTCGTTGGCGGTGGGCGAGAACGCGTCCATGATCAGCATGGCGCGGATGATGATCGGAATGGGCAAGGTGTCCGGCGGCAGCGGGATGACGCTGACCGTGCCGATCGCCGACGCGAACGCCTATACCTCGGCCGGATCGTCGGTGTTGTGGGACAAGGCGAAGGCGAAGGCGATGTTCGACGAGATCGCCCGCGGCGACACCAGCGGCCTCAAGAAGTACGCGAACTAG